In Labeo rohita strain BAU-BD-2019 chromosome 16, IGBB_LRoh.1.0, whole genome shotgun sequence, one DNA window encodes the following:
- the cep72 gene encoding centrosomal protein of 72 kDa isoform X1 produces MRSLNSSFKTMAVDGLTITEQWIREKLNLQHSCLADVRSLTLPGTYEGKICHLGTSLKNFVRLKSLDLSHNALVTVQGIEHLEMLERLNLYYNRLASLQDVFSLHKLQNVKELDLRLNPVVKKHPHYRLYLVHAMTKLRKLDDCPVRDRERKAALMHFSSEANLDTNHKKDALIQDTTCSSELRIKVLQKMMKTLSLLDGNEEAALNDVSRKTLNSKRPETLSVRIENGCSPCLLQENPSESDIIHLISGPECESSPKQNKECVPKSSDYKKEAGSQRVTFVSPIVESRHSVRSLTHFTVRGESVFTPHPAEMQSDSREDDCTALKWRNQPQDRENPVLHPPRLTYQITGTSDRSSSASERKCKPQKGAYRKPMELLLSMMEELWSGKKENQPNRTFLMKMVQILSMMEQDVMGGEQEIQTLKETLKALKTQTELQEKQHRSETVDLKLHLRQAQESIEALNEQLKNVLEENVSLQKQLIKAENKLLSSRLKKMPNTQDRGQQTVPEEMNVKRHTIREGNEANEQLESYKSLIARNERLLQQLEAALMS; encoded by the exons ATGCGCAGTTTGAATTCAAGCTTCAAAACAATGGCGGTAGACGGTTTGACCATAACAGAGCAGTGGATCAGAGAAAAACTCAACCTTCAGCACAGTTGTTtag CGGATGTCCGATCGTTGACTCTTCCAGGAACATATGAAGGGAAAATCTGTCATTTAGGAACATCCCTAAAAAACTTTGTGCGTCTGAAATCACTGGATCTTTCGCATAATGCACTGGTCACAGTTcag GGAATTGAGCATTTGGAAATGCTGGAGAGACTGAATCTGTACTACAACAGACTGGCATCTCTGCAGGACGTCTTTTCCCTCCACAAGCTGCAGAATGTAAAGGAACTGGACTTACGGCTTAATCCTGTGGTCAAGAAACACCCACACTATCGTCTTTACCTGGTCCATGCCATGACCAAACTTAGAAAGCTTG ATGACTGTCCAGTGcgagacagagaaagaaaggCGGCTCTCATGCATTTCTCATCAGAAGCAAATCTAGACACTAATCATAAGAAAGATGCCTTAATACAAGACACAACGTGCAG TAGTGAGCTCAGAATAAAAGTACTGCAGAAGATGATGAAGACGCTGTCACTTCTAGATGGGAATGAGGAAGCTGCACTTAATGATGTTTCTAGAAAGACCTTGAATAGCAAGAGACCTGAAACTCTCTCTGTCCGCATTGAGAATGGGTGCAGCCCTTGTCTATTACAGG AAAATCCTTCTGAATCtgatattatacatttaatcagTGGTCCTGAGTGCGAAAGTTCACCGAAACAAAATAAG GAGTGTGTTCCCAAAAgctcagattataaaaaag AAGCTGGTTCTCAGAGAGTAACGTTTGTGAGCCCCATCGTGGAGAGCCGTCATTCAGTCAGAAGTCTGACTCACTTTACAGTTCGAGGAGAAAGCGTCTTCACACCACATCCTGCAGAAATGCAGTCTGATTCACGTG agGATGATTGCACGGCCCTTAAATGGCGAAACCAACCTCAAGACAGAGAAAACCCAGTATTGCATCCTCCCAGATTGACTTACCAGATCACAGGAACCTCAGACAGAAGCTCATCGGCGTCTGAGAGAAAATGCAAACCACAGAAG GGTGCCTACAGGAAGCCCATGGAGCTGCTCCTCAGCATGATGGAGGAGCTCTGGTCTGGGAAGAAGGAGAATCAACCAAACAGGACGTTCCTCA TGAAGATGGTTCAGATTCTCAGCATGATGGAGCAGGATGTCATGGGAGGAGAACAAGAGATCCAAACTCTGAAAGAGACACTCAAAGCCTTGAAAACACAGACTGAATTACAGGAAAAACAACATCGGTCTGAGACCGTAGATCTGAAACTCCATCTTCGGCAGGCGCAAGAGTCTATC GAAGCACTTAATGAGCAGCTGAAGAATGTGTTGGAGGAGAACGTGTCTTTACAGAAACAGCTGATCAAAGCAGAAAACAAGCTGCTGTCGTCTCGGCTGAAGAAGATGCCGAACACGCAGGACAGAG GACAACAGACGGTCCCTGAGGAGATGAACGTGAAAAGACACACAATTCGGGAAGGAAATGAAGCGAATGAGCAGCTTGAGAGCTATAA gtCTTTAATTGCCAGAAACGAGCGTTTGCTGCAGCAGCTGGAAGCAGCTTTAATGAGCTGA
- the cep72 gene encoding centrosomal protein of 72 kDa isoform X2 — protein MAVDGLTITEQWIREKLNLQHSCLADVRSLTLPGTYEGKICHLGTSLKNFVRLKSLDLSHNALVTVQGIEHLEMLERLNLYYNRLASLQDVFSLHKLQNVKELDLRLNPVVKKHPHYRLYLVHAMTKLRKLDDCPVRDRERKAALMHFSSEANLDTNHKKDALIQDTTCRSSELRIKVLQKMMKTLSLLDGNEEAALNDVSRKTLNSKRPETLSVRIENGCSPCLLQENPSESDIIHLISGPECESSPKQNKECVPKSSDYKKEAGSQRVTFVSPIVESRHSVRSLTHFTVRGESVFTPHPAEMQSDSREDDCTALKWRNQPQDRENPVLHPPRLTYQITGTSDRSSSASERKCKPQKGAYRKPMELLLSMMEELWSGKKENQPNRTFLMKMVQILSMMEQDVMGGEQEIQTLKETLKALKTQTELQEKQHRSETVDLKLHLRQAQESIEALNEQLKNVLEENVSLQKQLIKAENKLLSSRLKKMPNTQDRGQQTVPEEMNVKRHTIREGNEANEQLESYKSLIARNERLLQQLEAALMS, from the exons ATGGCGGTAGACGGTTTGACCATAACAGAGCAGTGGATCAGAGAAAAACTCAACCTTCAGCACAGTTGTTtag CGGATGTCCGATCGTTGACTCTTCCAGGAACATATGAAGGGAAAATCTGTCATTTAGGAACATCCCTAAAAAACTTTGTGCGTCTGAAATCACTGGATCTTTCGCATAATGCACTGGTCACAGTTcag GGAATTGAGCATTTGGAAATGCTGGAGAGACTGAATCTGTACTACAACAGACTGGCATCTCTGCAGGACGTCTTTTCCCTCCACAAGCTGCAGAATGTAAAGGAACTGGACTTACGGCTTAATCCTGTGGTCAAGAAACACCCACACTATCGTCTTTACCTGGTCCATGCCATGACCAAACTTAGAAAGCTTG ATGACTGTCCAGTGcgagacagagaaagaaaggCGGCTCTCATGCATTTCTCATCAGAAGCAAATCTAGACACTAATCATAAGAAAGATGCCTTAATACAAGACACAACGTGCAG AAGTAGTGAGCTCAGAATAAAAGTACTGCAGAAGATGATGAAGACGCTGTCACTTCTAGATGGGAATGAGGAAGCTGCACTTAATGATGTTTCTAGAAAGACCTTGAATAGCAAGAGACCTGAAACTCTCTCTGTCCGCATTGAGAATGGGTGCAGCCCTTGTCTATTACAGG AAAATCCTTCTGAATCtgatattatacatttaatcagTGGTCCTGAGTGCGAAAGTTCACCGAAACAAAATAAG GAGTGTGTTCCCAAAAgctcagattataaaaaag AAGCTGGTTCTCAGAGAGTAACGTTTGTGAGCCCCATCGTGGAGAGCCGTCATTCAGTCAGAAGTCTGACTCACTTTACAGTTCGAGGAGAAAGCGTCTTCACACCACATCCTGCAGAAATGCAGTCTGATTCACGTG agGATGATTGCACGGCCCTTAAATGGCGAAACCAACCTCAAGACAGAGAAAACCCAGTATTGCATCCTCCCAGATTGACTTACCAGATCACAGGAACCTCAGACAGAAGCTCATCGGCGTCTGAGAGAAAATGCAAACCACAGAAG GGTGCCTACAGGAAGCCCATGGAGCTGCTCCTCAGCATGATGGAGGAGCTCTGGTCTGGGAAGAAGGAGAATCAACCAAACAGGACGTTCCTCA TGAAGATGGTTCAGATTCTCAGCATGATGGAGCAGGATGTCATGGGAGGAGAACAAGAGATCCAAACTCTGAAAGAGACACTCAAAGCCTTGAAAACACAGACTGAATTACAGGAAAAACAACATCGGTCTGAGACCGTAGATCTGAAACTCCATCTTCGGCAGGCGCAAGAGTCTATC GAAGCACTTAATGAGCAGCTGAAGAATGTGTTGGAGGAGAACGTGTCTTTACAGAAACAGCTGATCAAAGCAGAAAACAAGCTGCTGTCGTCTCGGCTGAAGAAGATGCCGAACACGCAGGACAGAG GACAACAGACGGTCCCTGAGGAGATGAACGTGAAAAGACACACAATTCGGGAAGGAAATGAAGCGAATGAGCAGCTTGAGAGCTATAA gtCTTTAATTGCCAGAAACGAGCGTTTGCTGCAGCAGCTGGAAGCAGCTTTAATGAGCTGA